One genomic window of Paenisporosarcina antarctica includes the following:
- the pssA gene encoding CDP-diacylglycerol--serine O-phosphatidyltransferase → MFLFQRVDLTIKKMKANAANMITIGNLSFGGASIMTTLNESYSYSVLFIFIAALLDRYDGIVARKYSQESELGKQLDSMSDIISFGIAPAILVYMIVLVEFGTAGMVFAIIYIASGAFRLARFNTMETTGYFTGLPITAAGTLLTLSYFGLSLFTPVLYMFLMPTLAILMISTFTLRKV, encoded by the coding sequence TTGTTTTTATTCCAACGCGTGGATCTCACAATCAAGAAAATGAAAGCTAATGCAGCAAATATGATTACCATTGGAAACTTATCTTTTGGTGGAGCTTCAATCATGACTACATTAAACGAATCATATAGCTATAGTGTTTTGTTTATATTTATCGCAGCTTTACTAGACCGTTACGACGGAATAGTTGCTCGTAAATATAGTCAAGAATCAGAACTTGGGAAACAACTTGATTCCATGAGTGATATCATCTCATTCGGCATTGCTCCTGCGATTCTCGTTTACATGATTGTTTTAGTTGAATTTGGAACAGCTGGAATGGTCTTTGCCATCATTTATATCGCAAGTGGAGCTTTTCGCTTAGCACGCTTTAATACGATGGAAACAACTGGCTACTTTACAGGACTCCCAATTACCGCTGCAGGAACCTTACTGACGCTTTCTTATTTTGGGTTGTCACTATTCACACCTGTTTTATATATGTTTCTCATGCCAACCTTGGCAATTTTAATGATTAGTACATTTACATTAAGAAAAGTGTAA